One Amblyomma americanum isolate KBUSLIRL-KWMA chromosome 8, ASM5285725v1, whole genome shotgun sequence DNA window includes the following coding sequences:
- the LOC144101393 gene encoding uncharacterized protein LOC144101393 → MNAVFVAALLGLVSVASAGFVGGYGGYGGYGGYGLGGYGGGVAVAAAPVAVARPAVVAAPVAVARPAAVVAAAPAVGLGYGAGLGFGYGGLGYGGLGYGAGLGYGYGGVVAAAPAVAVARPVAVAAPVAVARPVAVAAPVAVARPVAVAAPVAVAAAPAVAVGGFGYGGYGGYGHGLGYGLGLGYGHGFGYGHGLGYGHGLGLGVVKKY, encoded by the exons ATGAACGCCGTC TTTGTTGCCGCCCTTCTTGGGCTCGTCTCCGTCGCCTCCGCCGGTTTCGTCGGTGGTTATGGTGGATATGGTGGCTATGGTGGCTACGGCCTCGGTGGATACGGTGGTGGAGTAGCCGTTGCCGCCGCCCCTGTCGCTGTTGCCCGCCCAGCCGTTGTTGCCGCCCCAGTCGCCGTCGCCCGCCCAGctgctgtcgtcgctgctgctcCAGCTGTCGGCCTCGGCTATGGCGCTGGTCTCGGCTTCGGCTACGGTGGTCTCGGCTACGGCGGTCTCGGCTACGGCGCCGGACTCGGCTACGGCTATGGTGGAGTCGTTGCCGCCGCTCCCGCCGTCGCGGTCGCCCGCCCCGTCGCTGTGGCTGCTCCCGTTGCTGTGGCTCGTCCCGTGGCTGTGGCTGCTCCCGTGGCTGTGGCTCGCCCTGTCGCTGTGGCTGCCCCTGTGGCTGTTGCCGCTGCTCCCGCTGTTGCCGTCGGTGGCTTCGGCTATGGCGGCTATGGCGGCTACGGCCACGGCCTGGGCTACGGTCTCGGTCTCGGCTATGGCCACGGCTTCGGCTATGGTCACGGTCTTGGCTATGGCCACGGTCTCGGACTCGGAGTTGTCAAGAAGTACTAG